Proteins encoded in a region of the Zunongwangia endophytica genome:
- a CDS encoding glycoside hydrolase family 2 TIM barrel-domain containing protein, giving the protein MNKSRLLKTAYFFNFLFIAFSLSLKAQENPEWQRLNVLSVNTEQPRANSYYFESEEAALAGEYKKSANYKSLNGTWKFHFAEVPEKRPVDFYKNDFKVNKWDDIKVPGDWQLEGYDFPLYVSAGFTFEINPPFVDSTYNPVGSYKRSFTLSKDELSNEKDFFLHFGAVNSAFYVWINGEKVGYKEGTKTPAEFKITKYLNSGENDISVEVYRWSSASYLEDQDFWRLSGIERDVYIYKTPKSRIKDFFLTPNLDENYDKGILNGYAVINAEKNRKNLQLHLKLWDGDQLISEVIKPTSDSKNDTLNFQISELDIKHWSAEKPNLYSVSLSLKDAEKELMATSAKIGFRTSEIKNGQLLVNGKPILLKGVNRHEHDQNTGHVISHESMLQDIKLFKKYNINAVRNSHYPADPYWYELCDKYGIYMIDEANLESHGFGYDEDKTPANKPEFEKMHHDRIARMMQTNKNHPSIIIWSMGNEAGDGPAFIKNYHWLKNNDPSRPVQYERAERGENFQDPHTDIIPWMYASVDYVKDNYLGNYPDRPFIWCEYAHAMGNSTGDLVDLWNFVYENPQIQGGFIWDWVDQGFVKTDESGEEYWAYGGDFGPDRYRDDANFVINGLVNPDRTPHPALYEVKDVYQNVDISLKNENSDTFTFEIENRFFFTNLNDYEISYELLKNGEVIETEILDKIELKPQEITSWNKNFEFEKKAEYFINFYVKTTNSANLIPKDHILAKKQIQLQKASEFSLSKIASGKLKTKNKGQDLIISNKEFQVVFDKESGQLSAYTFQGKELIKQGPKPDFWRAPTDNDFGNSFQKRAKAWKEATNNPKLINFKTEKEKDFVEVVTHYQLDSVSSNLKISYKIYHNGSIEVSNNFEFNGDPDKLTSLPRFGNAMVIPLQYDKVEWYGRGPYENYWDRKTSAFVGIYKSKVDDLYVPYIRPQENGYRTDNRWVKLSDNEGNGIKFTGMPLVSFSALRNPTSDFDPGLEKAQRHTKDIKPRDAIYLNIDYKQMGVGGDNSWGAKTWKKYQLQPKNYNYTYWMEPILN; this is encoded by the coding sequence ATGAACAAATCAAGATTACTTAAAACCGCTTATTTTTTTAATTTTTTGTTCATAGCATTTTCTCTTTCCCTCAAAGCTCAGGAAAATCCGGAATGGCAGCGCCTGAATGTTTTATCGGTAAATACCGAGCAACCTCGTGCTAATTCCTACTATTTCGAGTCTGAAGAAGCTGCATTAGCTGGGGAGTATAAAAAATCAGCTAACTACAAAAGTCTAAACGGAACCTGGAAATTTCACTTTGCTGAAGTTCCCGAAAAAAGACCGGTAGATTTTTACAAAAACGATTTTAAAGTAAATAAATGGGACGATATCAAAGTACCTGGCGATTGGCAATTAGAGGGATACGATTTTCCGCTATATGTAAGTGCTGGTTTTACTTTCGAAATTAATCCGCCATTTGTTGATTCAACTTATAATCCAGTAGGTTCTTATAAACGTTCTTTTACATTATCAAAAGATGAATTATCAAATGAAAAAGACTTTTTTCTTCATTTTGGAGCGGTAAACAGTGCTTTTTATGTTTGGATAAATGGAGAGAAAGTTGGTTATAAAGAAGGCACCAAAACTCCGGCTGAATTTAAAATTACCAAATATTTAAATAGCGGTGAAAATGATATTTCGGTAGAGGTATATCGATGGTCTTCTGCCAGTTATCTGGAAGATCAGGATTTTTGGCGATTAAGCGGCATCGAGCGTGATGTGTATATCTACAAAACTCCAAAATCTCGAATTAAAGACTTCTTTTTAACGCCGAATTTAGATGAAAATTACGATAAGGGAATTCTTAATGGATATGCGGTAATTAATGCTGAAAAAAACAGAAAAAATCTTCAGTTACATCTGAAGCTTTGGGATGGCGATCAACTAATTTCAGAAGTAATAAAACCAACTTCAGATTCTAAAAATGATACGCTAAACTTTCAAATTTCAGAATTAGATATCAAACACTGGTCGGCAGAAAAACCTAATCTTTATTCGGTAAGCTTAAGTCTTAAAGATGCAGAGAAAGAATTGATGGCTACTTCAGCAAAAATAGGTTTCAGAACTTCAGAAATTAAAAACGGCCAACTTTTAGTCAACGGAAAACCAATTTTACTGAAAGGTGTGAACAGGCATGAACACGATCAAAACACAGGTCATGTGATCTCGCATGAATCTATGCTTCAAGACATCAAACTATTCAAAAAATACAATATAAATGCGGTTCGAAATTCGCATTATCCTGCAGATCCTTATTGGTATGAGTTATGTGATAAGTACGGCATTTACATGATCGACGAAGCGAATCTAGAAAGTCATGGTTTTGGTTACGACGAAGATAAAACACCTGCCAATAAACCCGAATTTGAGAAAATGCATCACGATCGTATTGCGCGAATGATGCAAACCAATAAAAATCATCCTTCGATTATTATTTGGTCGATGGGGAATGAAGCTGGCGATGGCCCGGCATTTATAAAAAATTATCACTGGTTAAAGAACAACGATCCTAGCCGCCCGGTGCAGTATGAGCGTGCAGAACGTGGTGAAAATTTTCAGGACCCGCATACCGATATTATACCCTGGATGTATGCTAGCGTAGATTATGTAAAAGATAATTATTTGGGCAACTATCCCGATCGCCCATTTATTTGGTGCGAGTACGCGCATGCTATGGGAAACAGTACCGGCGATCTGGTAGATCTTTGGAATTTTGTATACGAAAATCCACAAATTCAGGGTGGATTTATTTGGGATTGGGTAGACCAGGGATTTGTGAAAACCGATGAAAGCGGTGAAGAATATTGGGCGTATGGTGGTGATTTTGGACCCGATCGCTATCGGGATGATGCTAATTTTGTGATTAACGGACTCGTAAATCCAGATAGAACGCCGCATCCTGCGCTTTACGAAGTTAAAGATGTTTACCAGAATGTAGATATCAGCTTAAAAAATGAAAATTCAGATACTTTTACTTTTGAGATTGAAAATCGATTCTTTTTCACCAATTTAAATGACTACGAAATTTCTTATGAGCTATTGAAAAATGGCGAAGTAATAGAAACTGAAATTCTTGATAAAATTGAATTGAAACCCCAAGAAATAACTAGTTGGAATAAGAATTTTGAGTTTGAAAAGAAAGCCGAATACTTTATAAATTTCTATGTGAAAACAACGAATTCGGCTAATTTAATTCCTAAAGATCATATCCTTGCGAAGAAGCAAATTCAACTTCAAAAAGCCAGCGAGTTCAGCTTATCCAAAATTGCTTCCGGAAAATTAAAAACTAAAAATAAAGGCCAGGATCTTATAATTTCGAATAAAGAATTTCAGGTAGTTTTCGATAAAGAAAGTGGGCAGCTTTCAGCTTATACTTTTCAGGGAAAAGAACTAATTAAACAAGGGCCGAAACCAGATTTTTGGAGAGCGCCGACGGATAATGACTTCGGAAATAGCTTTCAGAAACGCGCAAAAGCCTGGAAAGAGGCAACGAATAATCCAAAATTAATAAATTTTAAAACGGAAAAAGAAAAAGATTTTGTTGAGGTTGTTACCCATTATCAGTTAGATTCGGTTTCTTCTAATTTAAAGATTTCGTATAAAATTTACCATAACGGAAGTATTGAAGTCAGCAATAATTTTGAGTTTAATGGAGATCCAGATAAACTAACTTCTTTGCCAAGATTTGGCAACGCGATGGTAATTCCGCTGCAATACGATAAAGTAGAATGGTATGGTCGCGGGCCGTATGAGAATTACTGGGATAGGAAAACTTCTGCTTTCGTAGGAATTTATAAGTCAAAAGTAGATGATTTATATGTGCCTTATATACGACCACAGGAAAATGGCTATAGAACCGACAATCGTTGGGTGAAATTAAGCGATAATGAAGGAAACGGAATCAAATTTACCGGAATGCCATTAGTTTCGTTTAGTGCCTTACGGAATCCTACTTCAGATTTTGATCCTGGTTTAGAAAAAGCCCAACGACATACTAAGGATATTAAACCTAGAGATGCGATTTATTTAAACATCGATTATAAACAAATGGGTGTTGGTGGCGATAATAGTTGGGGTGCAAAAACCTGGAAAAAGTATCAATTGCAACCTAAGAATTATAATTATACCTATTGGATGGAGCCGATTTTAAACTGA
- a CDS encoding aminopeptidase P family protein: MFSKETYVERRESLKRKMKSGILIFPGNKETGMNYKDNWYPFRQDSSFLYYFGINLPDLYVLIDLDNDKEILFGDDLTPEDFVWVGAVEPLSTYAEKCGLSEVQPMAKLEDYIKNAQQKGQSLHYLPPYRNKVTIEISNLTGIPVNEVDAHKSEAFTKAVIAQRSIKSAEEITELHKAVNITAAMHRHAIKWTKHGVTEKQIAGELQAIAVAGGGNISFPIILTKNGQYLHNHATQAVVENGDIVLCDCGAETAMNYAGDMTRTFPVAERFTDIQREIYSIVLDAHESSSAALKPGYRFKDAHLLACSRIVDGLKGLGLMKGNTQDAVNAGAHTLFFQCGLGHFMGMDVHDMENFGEQLVGYTDDVKKSTEFGLKSLRLGKALEEGNVLTVEPGIYFNPFLIDSWKAQGKYTDFVNYDEVEKFKTFGGMRVEEDFLITANGKELLGDPLAKTIDEIEALKNS, encoded by the coding sequence ATGTTTTCAAAAGAAACTTATGTAGAAAGGCGTGAAAGCTTAAAGAGAAAAATGAAATCCGGAATTCTGATTTTCCCTGGAAATAAGGAAACAGGAATGAATTATAAAGATAACTGGTATCCGTTTCGACAGGATAGTAGCTTTTTATATTACTTCGGAATAAACCTTCCCGATCTTTATGTACTTATCGATTTAGATAATGATAAAGAGATTTTATTCGGAGATGATCTTACACCTGAAGATTTTGTCTGGGTTGGAGCGGTAGAACCACTATCAACTTATGCAGAAAAATGCGGTCTTTCTGAAGTGCAACCTATGGCAAAACTGGAAGATTATATTAAAAATGCGCAGCAAAAAGGACAAAGCTTGCATTATTTACCGCCTTATAGAAATAAAGTAACTATTGAAATTAGCAATCTTACCGGAATTCCGGTAAACGAAGTTGATGCTCATAAATCGGAAGCTTTTACCAAAGCCGTGATTGCACAGCGTTCTATAAAATCTGCTGAAGAAATTACTGAATTGCATAAAGCGGTAAATATTACTGCAGCCATGCACCGCCATGCCATTAAATGGACAAAGCACGGAGTAACCGAAAAGCAAATTGCAGGTGAATTACAAGCGATCGCTGTTGCCGGTGGTGGGAATATTTCGTTCCCAATAATTCTAACCAAAAACGGCCAATATCTTCATAATCATGCCACGCAGGCGGTAGTAGAGAATGGCGATATTGTTTTATGTGATTGTGGTGCAGAAACCGCCATGAATTATGCTGGTGATATGACGCGTACATTTCCGGTAGCCGAGCGATTTACCGATATTCAACGAGAAATTTATTCGATTGTATTAGATGCGCACGAATCTTCTTCGGCGGCACTAAAACCGGGATATCGTTTTAAAGATGCTCATTTATTAGCCTGTAGCCGAATCGTAGATGGTTTAAAAGGTCTTGGCTTAATGAAGGGGAATACGCAGGATGCGGTAAATGCCGGAGCGCACACCTTGTTTTTCCAATGTGGTTTAGGTCACTTTATGGGAATGGATGTGCACGACATGGAAAATTTCGGAGAACAGTTAGTGGGTTATACCGATGACGTTAAAAAAAGTACTGAATTTGGACTGAAATCTTTGCGCTTAGGTAAAGCACTTGAAGAAGGAAATGTACTTACGGTAGAACCGGGAATTTACTTTAATCCGTTTTTAATTGATTCCTGGAAAGCACAAGGAAAATATACCGATTTTGTGAATTATGATGAAGTCGAGAAGTTTAAAACTTTTGGTGGAATGCGAGTGGAAGAAGATTTCCTAATCACCGCAAACGGCAAAGAATTGCTGGGAGATCCATTAGCTAAAACTATAGATGAAATAGAAGCACTTAAAAATTCTTAA
- a CDS encoding M1 family metallopeptidase codes for MLRYNSLLLLLLLPLFSLQAQETQFTHADTLRGSITPERAWWDVMRYDISVTPDFNKKYTSGFNNITYKVVQNEHPNLMQIDLQQPLVIDSIIQDKKESLSFTREGDVYFVKTSSQNIDSEHEVKIYFSGKPHEAIRAPWDGGWTFTKDEKGRPWMTVTCQGLGASIWYPNKDHQSDEPDRGASLTMRVPKDLMAVANGRMLDKKEHNDGTISYKWGVENPISNYTIIPYIGHYKNFSEVYTGIKGDLDLNYWVMDYNLEKAKDYMPTEVHNLLDAFEYWFGPYPFYEDGYKLVETEHTGMEHQSNVSYGNYYAGGYRGRDGSGTGLGLTWDFIIIHESGHEWFGNNITTNDLADMYVHESFTNYSETLFLDYVYGEEAANDYNYGTRSGIQNKKPIIPAYGVNAQGSGDMYPKGGNMLHSIRHSLDDDKLFKNILTGLNMTFHNKTVDGTEIQEYISDKAGYDYSKVFEQYLTTTKIPKLQLYVDAPNSQMYYRYTNVIDGFNLPLVLKGNEERIKIIPNSDWQSVGIQHKNQYLFTPWRIEHQYYVNVELLDNRD; via the coding sequence ATGCTTAGATATAATTCCCTACTACTTTTATTGCTACTGCCATTATTTTCACTTCAGGCTCAAGAAACCCAATTTACTCATGCCGATACGCTTAGAGGAAGTATAACTCCAGAAAGAGCGTGGTGGGATGTTATGCGTTATGATATTTCAGTAACGCCAGATTTCAATAAAAAATATACTTCAGGATTCAACAATATCACTTATAAAGTGGTGCAAAACGAGCATCCAAATCTAATGCAAATCGATCTTCAGCAACCATTGGTGATCGATAGTATTATTCAGGATAAAAAAGAATCACTGAGTTTTACAAGAGAAGGGGATGTGTATTTTGTAAAAACTTCGTCTCAAAACATCGATTCTGAGCATGAAGTAAAGATATATTTTAGCGGAAAACCCCACGAAGCCATTCGCGCACCCTGGGATGGTGGCTGGACATTTACTAAAGATGAAAAAGGCAGACCTTGGATGACGGTTACCTGCCAGGGACTTGGTGCTTCTATTTGGTATCCTAATAAAGATCACCAAAGCGATGAGCCAGATCGTGGCGCTTCGCTAACCATGCGTGTGCCCAAAGATTTAATGGCCGTTGCCAATGGGCGTATGCTAGATAAAAAAGAGCATAACGATGGTACTATTTCTTATAAGTGGGGCGTGGAAAATCCGATTAGTAATTATACAATAATTCCGTATATCGGACATTACAAAAATTTTTCTGAAGTGTATACCGGTATAAAGGGCGATTTAGACCTTAATTATTGGGTAATGGATTATAATTTAGAAAAAGCTAAGGATTATATGCCTACTGAAGTTCATAATCTTTTGGACGCATTTGAATATTGGTTTGGTCCTTATCCTTTTTACGAAGATGGTTACAAACTTGTAGAAACGGAACATACGGGGATGGAGCACCAATCTAATGTTTCCTACGGAAATTATTACGCCGGCGGTTATCGTGGTAGAGATGGCTCGGGAACTGGTTTAGGTTTAACCTGGGATTTTATTATTATTCACGAAAGTGGTCACGAATGGTTTGGTAATAATATAACCACTAACGATCTGGCCGATATGTACGTTCACGAAAGCTTTACTAATTATAGCGAAACCTTGTTTTTAGATTATGTCTACGGAGAAGAAGCGGCCAACGATTATAATTATGGAACCAGAAGCGGAATTCAAAATAAAAAACCAATAATTCCTGCTTACGGAGTAAATGCACAGGGAAGCGGCGACATGTATCCAAAAGGCGGAAATATGTTACACAGTATTCGCCATAGTTTAGATGATGATAAGTTGTTCAAGAATATTCTAACCGGCTTAAATATGACATTTCATAACAAAACGGTAGACGGTACAGAAATTCAGGAATATATTTCAGATAAAGCGGGGTATGATTATTCGAAAGTTTTCGAACAATATCTAACCACTACAAAAATCCCAAAACTTCAGTTATATGTAGATGCTCCTAATAGCCAGATGTATTATAGATATACTAATGTAATCGATGGTTTTAATTTGCCACTGGTTTTAAAAGGAAATGAAGAGAGAATAAAAATAATTCCAAATTCAGACTGGCAAAGTGTAGGAATTCAGCATAAAAATCAGTATTTATTTACACCTTGGCGCATAGAGCATCAGTATTATGTAAATGTAGAATTACTCGATAATCGAGATTAA
- a CDS encoding FUSC family protein produces MTKNKLTEVDAAAGKKKASNSKIINAMLIGVCIGIIVYSIFNNTMGLATLIPLFLIYKLVNTSK; encoded by the coding sequence ATGACTAAAAATAAATTAACCGAGGTCGATGCAGCTGCTGGTAAGAAAAAAGCATCGAATTCAAAAATAATAAACGCCATGCTTATTGGAGTTTGTATAGGAATAATCGTCTATAGCATATTTAATAATACGATGGGTCTTGCAACGCTTATCCCATTATTTTTAATTTATAAATTAGTAAATACCTCAAAATAA
- a CDS encoding metallophosphoesterase: MNRKNFLKNLAIISGLAAIPSFYAWKVEPFWLEFVHQKMPVKNLPSALRGKTLMQISDIHIGDFFDYQYIIDSFNEAQQLKPDFVVYTGDFVTYNEPKNLEQLAEVIPYFPTGSLGSLGILGNHDYGIDYEEEHVAKNIIDQLASRNIQILRNEALNLNGINFIGIDDFWGSNFHPEKATLKYNPEIANITLCHNPDVCDLDVWNDYKGWILSGHTHGGQCKPPFLKAPILPVENKRYDAGVIDLYDGRMLYINRALGCLRQIRFNVRPEITVFELESV; this comes from the coding sequence ATGAATCGAAAAAACTTTTTAAAAAATCTTGCTATCATTTCCGGCTTAGCTGCCATTCCAAGTTTTTATGCCTGGAAGGTAGAGCCATTCTGGTTAGAATTTGTTCATCAAAAAATGCCCGTTAAAAATCTTCCTTCAGCATTAAGAGGGAAAACACTAATGCAAATTAGTGATATTCATATTGGTGATTTTTTCGACTATCAATATATAATTGATTCATTCAACGAAGCTCAACAGCTAAAACCTGATTTTGTTGTTTATACGGGCGATTTTGTAACTTATAATGAACCTAAAAATCTGGAACAGCTTGCTGAAGTTATCCCGTATTTTCCTACCGGCAGTCTGGGAAGCCTAGGTATTTTGGGTAATCATGATTATGGAATTGATTACGAGGAAGAACATGTTGCTAAAAATATTATAGATCAATTGGCTTCTAGAAATATTCAGATCTTAAGAAATGAAGCTTTAAATTTGAATGGCATTAATTTTATCGGGATCGATGATTTTTGGGGCTCTAATTTTCATCCAGAAAAAGCTACTTTAAAATATAATCCTGAAATCGCGAATATTACGCTTTGCCATAATCCCGATGTTTGTGATTTAGATGTTTGGAATGACTACAAAGGCTGGATCTTAAGCGGGCATACTCATGGCGGGCAATGCAAACCTCCGTTTTTAAAAGCACCTATTTTACCTGTAGAAAATAAGCGTTACGATGCCGGGGTAATCGATCTTTATGATGGCAGAATGCTTTATATAAATCGTGCTCTGGGCTGTTTGCGCCAAATTCGTTTTAATGTTCGACCTGAAATTACCGTATTCGAACTTGAATCGGTTTAA
- a CDS encoding carbon-nitrogen hydrolase family protein, with amino-acid sequence MKIALAQIRSRIGNIDDNIKKHLDFAKKASKQKVDLIVFPELSLTNYEPSMAKSLAFHRDDKRLNIFKEFSTKNDISIALGLPIKLDTKLHIAMAIFEPNMENRFYYKQFLHSDEIHFFQPKSNSSVIELQQKRIKLAICYEFFVQEQREDIASENIDFFLASVAKPQIGMKKAKNELKMISEKNKIPTLLVNAIGKADGMICCGKSFAFNENAEKIEFLNEEEYLLIINLE; translated from the coding sequence GTGAAAATTGCTTTAGCACAAATTAGGTCGAGAATTGGGAATATTGATGATAATATCAAAAAGCATCTCGATTTCGCCAAAAAAGCGAGCAAGCAAAAAGTAGACCTTATTGTTTTTCCTGAATTGTCTTTGACTAATTATGAGCCAAGTATGGCGAAATCATTAGCTTTTCATCGAGATGATAAAAGATTGAACATTTTTAAAGAATTCAGTACTAAAAACGATATTTCTATAGCTTTAGGTTTACCGATAAAATTAGATACTAAGCTTCATATTGCGATGGCTATTTTTGAACCGAATATGGAAAATCGCTTCTATTATAAACAATTTTTGCATTCAGATGAAATACATTTCTTTCAGCCTAAATCAAATTCTTCCGTGATTGAACTTCAGCAGAAAAGAATAAAGCTGGCTATTTGTTATGAATTTTTTGTTCAAGAGCAACGAGAAGACATTGCTTCAGAAAATATTGATTTCTTTTTGGCAAGTGTAGCAAAACCTCAAATAGGAATGAAAAAAGCTAAAAATGAATTGAAAATGATTTCAGAAAAAAATAAAATTCCGACGCTATTAGTAAATGCTATCGGAAAAGCAGATGGAATGATTTGCTGCGGAAAGAGTTTTGCTTTTAATGAAAATGCTGAAAAAATAGAATTTTTAAATGAAGAAGAATACTTGCTAATAATTAACCTCGAATAG
- a CDS encoding GNAT family N-acetyltransferase, translated as MEVTIRQEKPADYNDVFEVIKASFLNESNSDHQEQFLVNRIRKSYAFVPELSLVAEVDKKIVGYIMLSEITIQNNKNKFPALALAPVAVLPEMQHNGIGSKLLQSAHDKAKELEYELVLVLGHEEYYPRFDYEPAINFDIQAPFEVPKKNFMLKELVPDAAKHIFGIVVYPEEFHI; from the coding sequence ATGGAAGTAACAATTAGGCAGGAGAAACCAGCGGATTACAATGATGTCTTTGAAGTAATTAAAGCGTCTTTTTTAAACGAATCCAATAGCGATCACCAGGAGCAATTTCTTGTGAATCGTATACGCAAATCGTACGCCTTTGTTCCAGAACTATCTTTGGTAGCCGAAGTTGATAAAAAAATTGTTGGCTACATTATGCTTAGTGAAATAACGATCCAGAACAATAAAAATAAATTTCCAGCGCTTGCACTGGCTCCTGTTGCGGTACTTCCCGAGATGCAGCACAATGGGATTGGCTCTAAATTGTTACAAAGTGCGCACGATAAAGCTAAGGAACTTGAATACGAATTAGTATTGGTTTTAGGTCACGAAGAGTATTATCCTAGATTTGATTACGAACCTGCTATTAATTTTGATATACAGGCACCATTTGAAGTTCCAAAAAAGAATTTTATGCTGAAGGAATTAGTCCCCGATGCAGCAAAACATATTTTTGGTATTGTAGTCTATCCTGAAGAATTTCATATTTAA
- a CDS encoding nuclear transport factor 2 family protein produces the protein MDSKKEELLIDFNKAFASGNDQFMLDHVTDDFHWIMIGKKEVKGKENFSKTLKEMQDHTTDDLEFVDVIIHGNKGCVNGNMKIKTPNGAALSFSFCDVYEFNSDENKIQKMTTYVIDR, from the coding sequence ATGGACAGCAAAAAAGAAGAACTTTTAATAGATTTTAATAAGGCATTCGCTAGCGGAAATGACCAATTTATGCTAGATCATGTTACAGATGATTTTCATTGGATCATGATTGGTAAGAAAGAAGTAAAAGGAAAAGAAAACTTTTCTAAGACCTTAAAAGAGATGCAAGACCATACTACAGATGATCTTGAATTTGTAGATGTGATTATTCATGGTAACAAAGGCTGCGTTAATGGTAATATGAAAATTAAAACTCCCAATGGGGCTGCTTTAAGTTTTTCTTTTTGCGATGTTTACGAATTTAATTCGGATGAAAATAAGATTCAAAAAATGACTACTTACGTGATAGACAGATGA
- a CDS encoding cytochrome c oxidase assembly factor Coa1 family protein, translating into MKKWLIVSISLVIVLLILAFSNTNLGTHISNFTEVYADEALHENAINIANDDEEVLKNFGEIALKDNLSLLNGDVQYSDNQNSVKLIFKVNGTKANGVMDIEAHRINDVWEYDNIHLRDKDSLRVTIE; encoded by the coding sequence ATGAAAAAATGGCTTATCGTAAGTATCAGTCTTGTTATCGTATTGCTAATATTAGCCTTTTCCAACACAAATTTAGGTACTCATATTTCTAATTTTACTGAAGTTTATGCAGATGAAGCACTCCACGAAAACGCAATAAATATTGCTAATGATGATGAAGAAGTGCTAAAGAACTTTGGAGAAATAGCACTTAAAGATAACCTCTCACTGCTGAATGGTGACGTTCAATATTCAGACAATCAAAATTCGGTTAAACTTATTTTTAAGGTTAATGGAACGAAAGCTAACGGGGTTATGGATATTGAAGCACATCGAATTAATGACGTGTGGGAGTATGATAATATTCATTTAAGAGATAAGGATTCCTTACGTGTGACTATCGAATAG
- a CDS encoding type I phosphomannose isomerase catalytic subunit — MLNYPIKFTPILKEKIWGGEKLATILNKESDAKNLGESWEISGVKGDISVVENGALKGKTLKELLEEYKGKFLGEKVFADFGAEFPLLIKYIDAKTALSVQLHPHDDLAKERHNSFGKTEMWFIMQADQNADINVGFKETITKEDYIKHLDEGKITEVLNFEQVEKGDSFFINTGKVHAIGAGVLLAEIQQTSDITYRIYDWDRVDDEGNSRELHTALAIDAIDFEKKDDFKMEYSKTPNESSNIADCEYFTTNYLPVKGSIKKDYSALDSFVIYMAVSGKATVSVEGNAEAIEQGQTLLIPAESKNVEITSDDCELLEVSVTR; from the coding sequence ATGCTTAATTACCCGATAAAATTTACGCCAATTCTTAAAGAGAAAATTTGGGGAGGCGAAAAATTGGCCACCATTCTTAATAAAGAATCAGATGCAAAAAATCTTGGTGAAAGCTGGGAAATTTCAGGAGTAAAAGGTGATATCTCTGTGGTAGAAAATGGAGCGCTTAAAGGAAAAACCTTAAAAGAGCTTCTAGAAGAATATAAAGGAAAATTTTTGGGTGAAAAGGTTTTTGCTGATTTTGGAGCAGAATTTCCTTTGCTTATCAAATATATCGATGCAAAAACTGCTTTATCTGTTCAACTTCATCCCCATGATGATCTTGCAAAAGAACGCCACAATAGCTTTGGAAAGACAGAAATGTGGTTTATCATGCAAGCCGATCAAAATGCCGATATCAATGTAGGTTTTAAAGAAACAATTACTAAGGAAGACTATATAAAACATCTCGATGAAGGTAAAATAACTGAAGTTTTAAATTTCGAACAGGTTGAAAAAGGAGATAGCTTTTTCATCAATACCGGGAAGGTTCATGCAATTGGAGCAGGAGTGCTTCTAGCTGAAATTCAGCAAACATCAGATATTACTTATAGGATCTATGATTGGGATCGAGTAGACGATGAGGGTAACTCAAGAGAATTGCATACAGCTTTGGCTATAGATGCTATTGATTTTGAGAAGAAAGATGATTTTAAAATGGAGTACAGTAAAACTCCAAATGAATCCTCGAATATTGCTGATTGCGAATATTTTACAACAAATTACTTACCTGTAAAAGGAAGTATTAAGAAAGATTATTCAGCTTTAGATAGTTTTGTTATTTATATGGCGGTAAGCGGAAAAGCTACTGTTAGTGTAGAAGGAAACGCTGAAGCAATAGAGCAGGGGCAAACGTTATTAATTCCTGCGGAAAGTAAAAATGTTGAAATTACTTCGGATGATTGCGAATTGCTGGAAGTATCAGTAACTAGATAG